The Immundisolibacter sp. genome includes a region encoding these proteins:
- a CDS encoding FAD-dependent oxidoreductase, protein MKKTDISDLQHFHKVVDCQWACPAHTNVPEYIRLIAAGRYTDSYMLNWFSNVFPGVLGRTCDRPCEPACRRGRVEEKPVAICRLKRVAADFKDDISDRLPAIPSKKNGKRVALVGAGPASLAVARDLLPLGYEVVLYEKDQRGGGAMRTQIPAFRLPESVLDEEVDRILDFGVECHFGQPVQSMGWLLKQGFDAVFVGSGAPRGRDLDIPGRQEASANIHIGIDWLASVAFEHINTIGKRVVVIGGGNTAMDCCRTALRLGGEQVTVTVRSGFDEMKASPWEKEDAMHEGIPILDYHAPKSFQIDNGRLSGVWFEKMRAERDDKGRRRLVPTGEPLVLIPCDDVLMAIGQENAFPWIERDIGIEFDQWDMPKLDADTFQSTHPQVFFGGDAAFGPKNIIWAVAHGHAAAISMDLLCQGKDLHADRPAKGVTLVSQKMGMHDWSYGNDFAATQRLAVPHADKFKTLKNIKVEVELGFDAEMALKEAARCLNCDVQTVFTENLCIECDACVDICPEDCITFTTNGDEAELRTRLTAPATNLDQPLYVSDPVPTGRVMVKDEDLCLHCGFCAERCPTGAWDMQKSILTLPQAGGVCRV, encoded by the coding sequence TTGAAAAAAACAGACATCTCCGACCTGCAACATTTTCACAAGGTAGTCGACTGTCAATGGGCCTGCCCGGCCCACACCAACGTGCCCGAATACATCCGGCTGATCGCCGCCGGGCGCTACACCGACTCCTACATGCTGAACTGGTTCTCGAACGTGTTCCCGGGCGTGCTCGGGCGCACCTGCGACCGCCCCTGCGAGCCGGCCTGCCGGCGCGGCCGGGTGGAGGAAAAACCAGTCGCCATCTGTCGCTTGAAGCGCGTGGCGGCTGACTTCAAGGACGACATCAGCGACCGCCTGCCGGCCATTCCGAGCAAGAAAAACGGCAAGCGCGTGGCGCTGGTCGGCGCCGGTCCGGCCTCACTGGCGGTGGCGCGCGACCTGCTGCCGCTCGGTTACGAGGTGGTGCTGTACGAGAAGGATCAGCGCGGCGGCGGCGCCATGCGCACGCAGATTCCGGCCTTTCGCCTGCCCGAGTCGGTGCTGGACGAGGAAGTCGACCGCATTCTGGATTTCGGCGTCGAGTGCCACTTCGGCCAGCCGGTCCAGAGCATGGGCTGGCTGCTGAAGCAGGGTTTCGACGCGGTGTTCGTGGGCTCCGGCGCGCCGCGCGGGCGGGATCTGGACATCCCCGGCCGTCAGGAGGCCAGCGCCAACATCCACATCGGCATCGACTGGCTGGCCTCGGTGGCTTTCGAGCACATCAACACCATCGGCAAGCGCGTGGTGGTGATCGGCGGCGGCAACACGGCCATGGACTGCTGCCGCACCGCGCTGCGCCTGGGCGGCGAGCAGGTCACCGTGACCGTGCGCAGCGGCTTTGACGAGATGAAGGCCTCGCCCTGGGAGAAGGAAGATGCCATGCACGAGGGCATCCCGATCCTGGACTACCACGCGCCCAAGTCCTTCCAGATCGACAACGGCCGCCTGTCCGGCGTGTGGTTCGAGAAGATGCGCGCCGAGCGGGACGACAAGGGACGGCGCAGGCTGGTGCCGACCGGCGAACCGCTGGTGCTGATTCCCTGCGACGACGTACTGATGGCCATCGGCCAGGAAAACGCTTTCCCGTGGATCGAGCGCGACATCGGCATCGAATTCGACCAGTGGGACATGCCCAAGCTCGACGCCGACACCTTCCAGTCGACCCACCCGCAGGTGTTCTTCGGCGGCGACGCGGCATTCGGCCCCAAGAACATCATCTGGGCGGTGGCCCACGGCCACGCGGCGGCGATCTCCATGGATCTGCTGTGCCAGGGCAAGGACCTGCACGCCGACCGCCCGGCCAAGGGCGTGACCCTGGTCAGCCAGAAGATGGGCATGCACGACTGGAGCTACGGCAACGATTTTGCGGCCACGCAGCGCCTTGCCGTGCCGCACGCCGACAAGTTCAAGACTCTGAAGAACATCAAGGTCGAGGTGGAGCTGGGCTTCGACGCCGAAATGGCGCTCAAGGAAGCCGCCCGGTGTCTCAACTGCGACGTGCAGACGGTGTTCACCGAGAACCTATGCATCGAGTGCGATGCCTGCGTGGACATCTGCCCGGAAGACTGCATCACCTTCACCACCAACGGCGACGAGGCCGAGCTGCGCACGCGCCTGACGGCGCCGGCAACGAACCTCGACCAGCCGCTGTACGTGTCGGACCCGGTGCCGACCGGGCGGGTCATGGTCAAGGACGAGGACCTGTGCCTGCACTGCGGCTTCTGTGCCGAGCGCTGCCCGACCGGCGCCTGGGACATGCAGAAATCCATCCTCACCCTTCCGCAAGCAGGTGGCGTATGTCGCGTCTAG